A window from Chiroxiphia lanceolata isolate bChiLan1 chromosome 3, bChiLan1.pri, whole genome shotgun sequence encodes these proteins:
- the LOC116784017 gene encoding acrosin-like has protein sequence MNWLCLLILLATCGLAHGTWDNCGSVCGLRAMGYDYGASAYQYNYYGMTRVVGGTGAYEASWPWLVSLQHQWIPDTGHLCGGSLVHPQWVLTAAHCFNDVTNISLVYVVIGATQLTQPGPGAQVRYIKQLRLHQYYNKVNMKNDIAMLELDHPVQCSPYIQLACVPDPTLRVSDLVYCFVAGWGATTARASRTSDLLQEAQVHLIDLKLCNSSQWYAGKIHSSNVCAGYPQGIIDTCQGDSGGPLMCKDNVADYYWVVGVTSWGRGCARPKQPGIYTSTQYFYNWMLAEMAASPYGSAS, from the exons ATGAATTGGCTCTGcctcctcatcctgctggccacgTGCGGGCTTGCGCACGGCACATGGGACAACTGTGG ATCGGTGTGCGGGCTCCGAGCCATGGGTTATGACTACGGCGCCAGCGCTTATCAATACAACTACTATGGCATGACACGCGTTGTGGGTGGCACAGGTGCCTACGAAGCGTCCTGGCCCTGGCTCGTCAGCCTCCAGCATCAGTGGATACCAGACACAGGGCATTTGTGCGGAGGGTCCCTCGTCCACCCGCAATGGGTCCTCACGGCAGCTCACTGCTTTAACGATGTCAC CAACATCAGCCTGGTGTACGTGGTGATCGGGGCCACCCAGTTGACTCAACCGGGCCCTGGGGCACAAGTCCGCTACATTAAGCAGCTGCGCCTTCACCAGTACTATAATAAAGTCAACATGAAGAACGACATCGCCATGCTGGAACTGGACCATCCTGTCCAGTGCAGCCCCTACATCCAGCTGGCCTGTGTGCCCGACCCGACACTGAGAGTGTCAGACCTGGTCTACTGCTTTGTCGCTGGCTGGGGTGCCACCACTGCAAGAG CTTCAAGAACAAGCGATCTCCTGCAGGAGGCCCAGGTCCACCTCATCGATCTCAAGCTCTGCAACAGCAGCCAGTGGTATGCGGGGAAAATCCACAGCTCCAACGTGTGTGCTGGTTATCCACAGGGCATCATCGACACCTGCCAG GGGGACAGCGGTGGTCCTCTCATGTGCAAAGACAACGTCGCTGACTACTACTGGGTTGTTGGAGTGACCAGCTGGGGAAGAGGCTGCGCAAGACCAAAGCAGCCTGGAATCTACACCTCCACTCAGTACTTCTACAATTGGATGTTGGCTGAGATGGCTGCAAGCCCATATGGAAGTGCTTCTtga
- the LOC116784018 gene encoding acrosin-like produces the protein MNWLCLLILLATCGLAHGTWDNCGSVCGLRAMGYDYGASAYQYNYYGMTRVVGGTGAYEASWPWLVSLQHQWIPDTGHLCGGSLVHPQWVLTAAHCFDDVTNISLVYVVIGATQLTQPGPGAQVRYIKQLRLHQYYNKVNMKNDIAMLELDHPVQCSPYIQLACVPDPTLRVSDLVYCFVAGWGATTARASRTSDLLQEAQVHLIDLKLCNSSQWYAGKIHSSNVCAGYPQGIIDTCQGDSGGPLMCKDNVADYYWVVGVTSWGRGCARPKQPGIYTSTQYFYNWMLAEMAASPYGSAS, from the exons ATGAATTGGCTCTGcctcctcatcctgctggccacgTGCGGGCTTGCGCACGGCACATGGGACAACTGTGG ATCGGTGTGCGGGCTCCGAGCCATGGGTTATGACTATGGTGCCAGCGCTTATCAATACAACTACTATGGCATGACACGCGTCGTGGGTGGCACAGGTGCCTACGAAGCGTCCTGGCCCTGGCTCGTCAGCCTCCAGCATCAGTGGATACCAGACACAGGGCATTTGTGCGGAGGGTCCCTCGTCCACCCGCAATGGGTCCTCACGGCAGCTCACTGCTTTGATGATGTCAC CAACATCAGCCTGGTGTACGTGGTGATCGGGGCCACCCAGTTGACTCAACCGGGCCCTGGGGCACAAGTCCGCTACATTAAGCAGCTGCGCCTTCACCAGTACTATAATAAAGTCAACATGAAGAACGACATCGCCATGCTGGAACTGGACCATCCTGTCCAGTGCAGCCCCTACATCCAGCTGGCCTGTGTGCCTGACCCGACACTGAGAGTGTCAGACCTGGTCTACTGCTTTGTCGCTGGCTGGGGTGCCACCACTGCAAGAG CTTCAAGAACAAGCGATCTCCTGCAGGAGGCCCAGGTCCACCTCATCGATCTCAAGCTCTGCAACAGCAGCCAGTGGTATGCAGGGAAAATCCACAGCTCCAACGTGTGTGCTGGTTATCCACAGGGCATCATCGACACCTGCCAG GGGGACAGCGGTGGTCCTCTCATGTGCAAAGACAACGTCGCTGACTACTACTGGGTTGTTGGAGTGACCAGCTGGGGAAGAGGCTGCGCAAGACCAAAGCAGCCTGGAATCTACACCTCCACTCAGTACTTCTACAATTGGATGTTGGCTGAGATGGCTGCAAGCCCATATGGAAGTGCTTCTtga
- the LOC116784019 gene encoding acrosin-like, with amino-acid sequence MNWLCLLVLLAMFRLAHGSWENCGAICGLRPAVYDYEHLVDYFEETRVVGGTGAKEGAWPWLVSIKHPRIPGTRHLCGGSLISAEWVLTAAHCFDDVRNISVLYLVIGATQLTKPGRWAVLRRIKQLRVHESYNRDDMSNDIALLELNKPVQCNSYIQMGCVPDPTQPVSELENCYVAGWGATTARAQKSSDLLQEAKVHLIDLKLCNSSRWYAGKIHIHNVCAGYPEGKIDTCQGDSGGPLMCQDSNADYFWIVGVTSWGRGCARVRRPGVYTSTQYFYDWILVQLGLNPYGGAS; translated from the exons ATGAATTGGCTCTGTCTCCTCGTCCTGCTGGCCATGTTCAGGCTTGCGCACGGCTCATGGGAAAATTGTGG AGCAATCTGTGGGCTCCGACCGGCAGTGTATGACTATGAGCACTTGGTTGATTATTTTGAAGAAACACGTGTCGTGGGTGGCACAGGTGCCAAGGAAGGGGCCTGGCCCTGGCTCGTCAGCATCAAGCATCCCAGGATACCAGGCACAAGGCATCTGTGCGGAGGGTCCCTCATCAGCGCAGAGTGGGTCCTTACGGCAGCCCACTGCTTTGACGATGTCAG AAATATAAGCGTGTTGTACTTGGTGATTGGGGCCACCCAGCTGACTAAGCCAGGCCGGTGGGCAGTATTGCGCAGAATTAAGCAGCTGCGGGTTCACGAATCTTATAATAGAGATGACATGAGCAATGACATCGCTTTGCTGGAACTGAACAAGCCTGTCCAGTGCAACAGCTACATTCAGATGGGCTGTGTGCCTGACCCCACGCAGCCAGtgtcagagctggaaaactgctATGTCGCTGGCTGGGGTGCCACCACTGCAAGAG CTCAAAAATCAAGTGATCTCCTGCAGGAGGCCAAGGTCCACCTCATCGATCTGAAGCTCTGCAACAGCAGCCGATGGTATGCTGGGAAAATCCACATCCATAATGTGTGTGCTGGTTACCCAGAGGGCAAAATTGACACCTGCCAG ggggacagtGGTGGTCCTCTCATGTGCCAAGACAGCAACGCTGACTATTTCTGGATAGTTGGAGTGACCAGCTGGGGAAGAGGCTGTGCAAGAGTAAGGCGGCCTGGAGTCTACACCTCCACTCAGTATTTCTACGACTGGATCCTGGTCCAGTTGGGCCTGAACCCATATGGAGGTGCTTCTtga
- the LOC116784349 gene encoding acrosin-like translates to MPLAAMNWLCLLILLATCGLAHGTWDNCGSVCGLRAMGYDYGASAYQYNYYGMTRVVGGTGAYEASWPWLVSLQHQWIPDTGHLCGGSLVHPQWVLTAAHCFNDVTNISLVYVVIGATQLTQPGPGAQVRYIKQLRLHQYYNKVNMKNDIAMLELDHPVQCSPYIQLACVPDPTLRVSDLVYCFVAGWGATTARASRTSDLLQEAQVHLIDLKLCNSSQWYAGKIHSSNVCAGYPQGIIDTCQGDSGGPLMCKDNVADYYWVVGVTSWGRGCARPKQPGIYTSTQYFYNWMLAEMAASPYGSAS, encoded by the exons ATGCCTCTGGCAGCCATGAATTGGCTCTGcctcctcatcctgctggccacgTGCGGGCTTGCGCACGGCACATGGGACAACTGTGG ATCGGTGTGCGGGCTCCGAGCCATGGGTTATGACTATGGTGCCAGCGCTTATCAATACAACTACTATGGCATGACACGCGTCGTGGGTGGCACAGGTGCCTACGAAGCGTCCTGGCCCTGGCTCGTCAGCCTCCAGCATCAGTGGATACCAGACACAGGGCATTTATGTGGAGGGTCCCTCGTCCACCCGCAATGGGTCCTCACGGCAGCTCACTGCTTTAACGATGTCAC CAACATCAGCCTGGTGTACGTGGTGATCGGGGCCACCCAGTTGACTCAACCGGGCCCTGGGGCACAAGTCCGCTACATTAAGCAGCTGCGCCTTCACCAGTACTATAATAAAGTCAACATGAAGAACGACATCGCCATGCTGGAACTGGACCATCCTGTCCAGTGCAGCCCCTACATCCAGCTGGCCTGTGTGCCCGACCCGACACTGAGAGTGTCAGACCTGGTCTACTGCTTTGTCGCTGGCTGGGGTGCCACCACTGCAAGGG CTTCAAGAACAAGCGATCTCCTGCAGGAGGCCCAGGTCCACCTCATTGATCTCAAGCTCTGCAACAGCAGCCAGTGGTATGCGGGGAAAATCCACAGCTCCAACGTGTGTGCTGGTTATCCACAGGGCATCATCGACACCTGCCAG GGGGACAGCGGTGGTCCTCTCATGTGCAAAGACAACGTCGCTGACTACTACTGGGTTGTTGGAGTGACCAGCTGGGGAAGAGGCTGTGCAAGACCAAAGCAGCCTGGAATCTACACCTCCACTCAGTACTTCTACAATTGGATGTTGGCTGAGATGGCTGCAAGCCCATATGGAAGTGCTTCTtga